From the genome of Nitrospirota bacterium:
CCTCCTCGGAATCCCCCCCCCATCCTCTGCCTCTTGAGTCGAGGCAATAATCTGCTGGTCCTTCGAAGGACCATAGGGCTCCTCTGCGCCGGCTGAAGTCGGCGCAAGGAGTAGAGCTTGTAGCGTGAGAATCCCGATCCAATAGATCAGCACGATATCATCCGGCACCATCTCATGGATGGCACTCCTTGGCTGATCCTGACGGGGAGAATCTTATGGGGATGCACAGCAGAAGCGACACACATCATAGCAGCGACATGAAGATTACAACGGAACTCAGATTACACACGTTGACTAGCCATCAAAGCGCCGAACCGCGGCTCAGCTTAACCCAACCAGCACCACGCCGCCAAGAATAAAGCCCAAGCCAATCCACCGTTCCAGGCCGACCTGCTCTTGCAGCCAGACCTTCGACAACAGGGCCACAAAGACGAACCCGATGCTACTCGCCGGAAAGGCGATGCTAATATCGAGAAGACGGATCGCCATCGTCCAGATGATCGCCTGGGCGACAAAGCAGAGAATCCCCAGCGCGACGGCTCGATTACGCCAAAGACCGCGAAACGGACCCCATTTACTCGTATCCGCGTGGGCGCTCTCCGCCCCATGCTTGAATGCAAGTTGTCCGACCGCTTCGAAGAGGACGGCCAGCGTCACCAGGGCCAGACCCATCACGCGAAGGCTCATTGAGGCACCTCAGGCATCGATGGCTCCTCGCCCTGAACTGGAGCGAGCCCGGCAGTCCGGACGTTCGTGCGGCTGATGACCCAGACTCCGACCATGATCATGGCCAGGCCAGCCATCCGCGACAGGGACAGTTGGTCTTGAAACAACACCACCGACGCGCCACTGACTGTGACATAGCTCAGGGCCGTGACCGGTTGCGCATAGCTGAGATCGGCATGGGCCAGGACGATCATCCAATTGAAGAACTGCATGCAGAACACGATCAGCGCGACATGGAACAACGGTTCATGGAGG
Proteins encoded in this window:
- a CDS encoding EamA family transporter, giving the protein MSLRVMGLALVTLAVLFEAVGQLAFKHGAESAHADTSKWGPFRGLWRNRAVALGILCFVAQAIIWTMAIRLLDISIAFPASSIGFVFVALLSKVWLQEQVGLERWIGLGFILGGVVLVGLS